The Acidobacteriota bacterium genome has a segment encoding these proteins:
- a CDS encoding sigma-54-dependent Fis family transcriptional regulator produces the protein MHRSYRSKGLFEAAQGGTLFLDEIGELSLSLQAKFLKAVEERRIRRVGGTAERDIDVRVIAATSRDLRSMVNGGLFRADLFDRLNILQLETVPLRYQKERIVETFLDQLETERGTIGLEVPFQIEKDALSAIQDLEWKGNYRELRNFATRLAVES, from the coding sequence ATTCACAGGAGCTATCGCTCAAAGGGGCTATTCGAAGCTGCACAAGGCGGTACTCTCTTCCTTGATGAGATCGGAGAACTGTCATTGAGCCTTCAGGCAAAGTTTCTCAAGGCTGTAGAAGAAAGGCGCATCCGTCGTGTCGGCGGGACGGCAGAACGCGACATCGACGTGCGTGTTATTGCTGCGACCTCCCGAGATCTTCGATCGATGGTAAACGGCGGACTATTCCGAGCCGATCTTTTTGACCGCTTGAATATCCTCCAACTTGAAACGGTACCTCTGCGGTATCAGAAGGAACGGATCGTCGAGACATTCCTTGATCAGTTGGAAACCGAGAGAGGAACGATCGGACTTGAAGTGCCGTTTCAGATAGAGAAAGATGCTCTTTCCGCAATCCAGGATCTTGAATGGAAGGGTAACTATCGTGAACTGCGGAACTTCGCAACCCGGC